The Nitrospira sp. CR1.1 genome has a segment encoding these proteins:
- a CDS encoding PAS domain-containing protein, with translation MLEIDLPDLSSNALITKTLDEIVIGWSAAAERLFGYTAQEIIGQPIRRLFPADLKSFGIETAPLSRCPIPVVRSWKRAVQPAQWSSSMTSPCGNASRNG, from the coding sequence ATGCTTGAAATCGATCTCCCCGATCTCTCCTCCAATGCCCTGATCACTAAGACGCTCGACGAGATCGTCATTGGCTGGAGCGCCGCTGCCGAAAGGCTATTCGGATATACCGCTCAAGAAATCATCGGCCAGCCGATACGACGCCTGTTTCCTGCCGACCTGAAGTCTTTTGGCATCGAAACGGCACCCCTTTCCCGGTGTCCAATACCTGTAGTCCGATCTTGGAAGAGGGCCGTCCAACCGGCGCAGTGGTCATCGTCCATGACATCACCGTGCGGAAACGCTTCGAGGAACGGTTAG
- a CDS encoding phosphate starvation-inducible protein PsiF gives MKHLCAVLSSLVLAAVLITPQLSHAGAQQNKMKTCNADADAKGFSGEGKGDQRKAFMKECLSAKPAKAAAGASQQNKMTTCNKDAKAKNLAGEERKKFMKECLSN, from the coding sequence ATGAAACATCTCTGCGCAGTGTTGTCCTCGCTCGTGTTGGCCGCCGTACTCATCACCCCGCAGCTCAGCCACGCGGGAGCCCAACAGAACAAAATGAAGACCTGCAACGCCGATGCAGACGCCAAGGGCTTCAGCGGAGAAGGCAAAGGCGACCAGCGCAAGGCGTTCATGAAAGAGTGTCTCTCCGCCAAGCCTGCAAAGGCTGCGGCCGGTGCGTCTCAGCAGAACAAGATGACGACCTGTAATAAGGATGCCAAGGCAAAAAATCTGGCGGGCGAGGAGCGAAAGAAGTTTATGAAGGAATGCCTGTCCAACTAG
- the truA gene encoding tRNA pseudouridine(38-40) synthase TruA, which produces MTTFKLVLEYDGTHYSGWQRQLNATTVQAAVEDALAAVAQTRIPIVGAGRTDAGVHALGQVASFRTDRGLSPREWLRALNAHLPSDISALSVDEVPDCFHARYSATGKLYEYHILNRSERAALLRERAWTVYQPLDVAAMTEAAASLLGSHDFSSFETAPTDNTNPHCRLQQSELRRQGVLIVLSFYADRFLKQMVRTLVGTLVEVGRGKRTASDIESILTARSRPAAGRTAPAHGLYLVRVDYDERPIPSAT; this is translated from the coding sequence ATGACTACGTTCAAGCTCGTCCTCGAGTACGACGGCACGCACTACTCAGGCTGGCAACGCCAACTCAATGCGACGACCGTCCAGGCCGCCGTGGAAGATGCGCTTGCGGCGGTTGCCCAGACGCGGATCCCGATTGTCGGAGCCGGTCGCACGGATGCCGGTGTGCATGCCCTCGGGCAGGTCGCGAGCTTCAGAACCGATCGCGGCCTTTCTCCGCGAGAATGGCTCCGCGCGTTGAATGCCCATCTCCCCTCCGACATCAGCGCGCTGTCGGTTGACGAAGTTCCGGATTGTTTTCACGCGCGATATTCCGCCACCGGCAAGCTCTATGAGTACCATATCCTGAATCGATCGGAACGGGCGGCCCTGCTTCGAGAACGAGCCTGGACGGTATACCAACCTCTCGACGTCGCAGCGATGACCGAAGCCGCTGCTTCCCTGCTCGGTTCACACGATTTTTCCTCGTTTGAAACCGCGCCGACCGACAATACAAATCCGCACTGTCGATTGCAGCAGTCGGAGCTCCGCCGCCAGGGCGTCCTGATTGTGCTGTCGTTCTACGCCGACCGGTTTCTCAAACAAATGGTCCGTACGCTCGTCGGAACGCTCGTGGAGGTGGGTCGGGGAAAAAGAACAGCCTCGGATATAGAAAGCATCCTCACCGCCCGTTCACGCCCCGCAGCGGGCAGAACAGCGCCGGCTCATGGGTTGTATCTCGTGCGGGTCGACTATGATGAACGCCCAATACCTTCTGCCACTTAA
- a CDS encoding 3-deoxy-7-phosphoheptulonate synthase: protein MTRPIDNQHVIEIRPLPAPREVKTQLPISDEVSELVFQTRQAIRNILHGRDMDRLIVIVGPCSIHDPDAAYEYADRLKPVADAVRDKLLIVMRTYFEKPRTTVGWKGLINDPHLDGTCDIAQGIQLARTILLNINGKGLPCATELLDPVTPQYIADLLSWTAIGARTTESQIHREMASGLSMPVGFKNGTDGSLQVAINAMITSRSPHHFVGVNADGITSIIKTTGNPDHHIVLRGGGGRTNYSVEDIARAEAAVASEGLARGVMVDCSHDNSGKNHQRQVQVASDVLKQFQQGRRSIMGFMLESHLQGGRQSWDPNKALTYGMSITDSCLGWNDTEALLYGMADALAARTV, encoded by the coding sequence ATGACCAGGCCGATCGATAACCAACATGTCATAGAGATTAGACCGCTCCCCGCTCCCCGCGAGGTAAAGACGCAACTCCCCATCAGCGATGAGGTCTCCGAGCTGGTCTTCCAGACGCGGCAGGCAATCCGGAACATCCTGCACGGCCGTGATATGGACCGTCTCATCGTGATCGTCGGCCCCTGCTCGATTCATGATCCCGATGCCGCCTACGAGTATGCCGACCGCCTGAAGCCTGTCGCTGATGCCGTTCGGGACAAACTGCTGATCGTAATGCGCACCTATTTCGAGAAACCCCGAACCACGGTGGGCTGGAAGGGCCTGATCAATGACCCTCACCTGGACGGCACCTGCGACATCGCTCAGGGCATTCAGCTGGCCAGGACCATTCTGCTGAACATCAACGGCAAGGGCCTGCCCTGCGCCACCGAACTGCTTGATCCCGTTACGCCGCAATACATCGCCGATCTCCTGAGCTGGACTGCCATCGGGGCCAGAACGACAGAAAGTCAGATTCATCGCGAAATGGCCAGCGGCCTCTCAATGCCGGTTGGCTTCAAAAACGGCACGGATGGAAGCCTGCAGGTCGCTATCAACGCCATGATCACCAGCCGGAGCCCCCACCATTTTGTCGGCGTGAACGCCGACGGCATCACCTCGATCATCAAGACCACCGGCAACCCCGATCACCACATCGTGTTGCGCGGCGGCGGCGGACGCACCAACTACAGCGTGGAGGACATCGCCCGCGCGGAAGCCGCCGTGGCCAGCGAAGGCTTGGCCCGCGGCGTGATGGTGGACTGTTCGCACGACAACTCCGGCAAGAACCATCAACGCCAGGTTCAAGTGGCCAGCGACGTCCTGAAACAATTTCAACAGGGCCGGCGCTCGATCATGGGGTTCATGTTGGAAAGTCACCTCCAAGGGGGCCGTCAGAGCTGGGACCCGAACAAGGCGTTGACCTACGGCATGTCCATTACCGATTCCTGCCTGGGCTGGAACGACACCGAAGCCTTACTCTACGGCATGGCGGACGCGCTCGCGGCCAGGACGGTGTAG
- the cysE gene encoding serine O-acetyltransferase translates to MLKEISQDLQAIFDRDPAATSRLEVILTYAGFHALLAYRLAHWLKERQVPFFPRAISQLARWLTGIEIHPSAKIGASFFIDHGMGVVIGETAEVGDHVTLFQGVTLGGTGKERGKRHPTLGNHVVVGAGAKILGGITIGDNVKIGANSVVVKSVPPNSTVIGVPARIIKSQGERLPDATMDHTNMPDPMADRFAALEMELIELRKKLENPDTDTRR, encoded by the coding sequence ATGTTGAAGGAGATTTCTCAAGACCTCCAGGCGATTTTCGACCGGGATCCTGCCGCCACCAGCAGGCTCGAAGTGATTTTGACGTATGCCGGATTTCACGCCTTGCTGGCCTACCGGCTCGCGCATTGGCTGAAAGAACGCCAGGTGCCGTTTTTCCCGAGAGCGATTTCCCAACTGGCGCGATGGCTGACCGGAATCGAGATTCATCCGTCCGCAAAGATCGGCGCTTCTTTTTTTATCGACCATGGCATGGGTGTGGTGATCGGCGAAACCGCCGAAGTCGGAGACCATGTCACGCTGTTTCAGGGCGTGACTCTCGGCGGCACGGGCAAAGAGCGCGGCAAGCGCCACCCCACGTTGGGGAATCACGTGGTGGTCGGGGCGGGGGCAAAAATTCTCGGTGGAATCACCATCGGCGACAATGTGAAAATCGGCGCGAACTCCGTCGTGGTCAAATCGGTTCCTCCGAATTCGACCGTGATCGGTGTGCCGGCCAGGATCATCAAATCGCAAGGCGAGCGGCTTCCCGATGCCACGATGGATCACACGAATATGCCTGATCCTATGGCCGATCGTTTCGCCGCGCTGGAGATGGAACTGATCGAGCTACGAAAAAAACTCGAAAACCCTGACACGGATACGCGCCGCTAG
- a CDS encoding TonB-dependent receptor plug domain-containing protein — MMWSFRISTVLCLGCWLGAVVGLSAHAQQPTVDVGRTLVGIVQNQDLRRVAQASVEVKDQEGTVVVTAVANDAGEFTVELPSQGTYSVSARLDIYRSEYLILKRGTEPVGPVTLTLAKTTEISLEVVSPLAPIQYKASSETYALSRKEIEALPRGNNTDLQDVLLTIPSAVYGSLKQVHIRQDHANLQLRIDGVPIPDTVSSTFSDVISPRAWDRADVILGGMEAQYGNKAAAVLDITTKSGTKPAFGSVQMMGGSNGTLNPSFEYGGTVGEKFRFYILNSHTATNRGIEPPTLGHSVFHGQSERNQTFIRGDYQHDNKNNFTWLFLNSVAKYQIPTTPGLELDPSGQMLPLLQAGRPGFTPVASQAINEFQKENNQYGHMVWRHDVNANNFFSLAGYMRHTRATFKTDPLNVLAYTADPAEPFSSADQDRNAYSTGLRFDYTYVHSKEHLIKAGFQIDRTQSVNKTRLYTFADDGAGNPTGDLLSLNADNRQIGYRQEFWIQDQWSPNDKWTFNLGLRGDAVQYLRNEGQISPRLGATYKYDQSNVFHAFYGRMFTPPNLEAISFAKLNTLGTRAQPEDVTNNTVRAERAHYFEVGSYHALNRYATLQFTGWYKLSNFLSDAGQFGTTPLLNYFAFERGWQRGIDGALKLQLTDNLTARGNVAWGQCKGYGLQSGHFLLEAKEIADINSRGGVFCDHMQTLTSSAVVTYKFLERTTMTGQMLFASGLRSAENEEAKTNSTHSPSYTIYNLSIAHVFPLPWEGQKFLLGFDIINLLDQKYYINQGEGSIGLGVAHAGMPRSFFFRGQWFF; from the coding sequence ATGATGTGGTCGTTTAGAATCTCCACGGTGTTATGTCTAGGATGCTGGCTGGGAGCGGTCGTCGGCCTGTCCGCGCACGCCCAACAGCCGACGGTGGACGTCGGTCGGACTCTGGTTGGTATCGTGCAGAACCAGGATCTCCGGCGCGTGGCCCAGGCTTCTGTCGAGGTGAAGGATCAGGAGGGGACTGTCGTCGTGACGGCGGTGGCCAATGATGCGGGAGAGTTTACGGTGGAGCTGCCATCCCAGGGCACCTATTCCGTAAGCGCCCGGCTGGATATCTATCGGAGCGAATATCTCATCCTGAAACGTGGGACGGAGCCTGTCGGACCGGTCACGCTGACGCTGGCGAAGACCACTGAGATCTCGCTTGAGGTGGTCTCGCCGCTGGCGCCGATTCAGTACAAGGCCTCGAGCGAGACCTATGCGCTCAGCCGGAAAGAGATCGAAGCCTTGCCGCGAGGCAACAATACCGATCTCCAGGATGTGCTGCTGACGATTCCGAGCGCGGTCTACGGTTCGCTCAAACAGGTGCATATCCGGCAGGACCACGCGAATCTGCAGCTGCGCATCGATGGTGTGCCGATTCCGGACACCGTCTCGTCGACCTTCTCCGATGTCATCAGCCCCCGTGCCTGGGATCGAGCCGATGTCATTCTAGGCGGGATGGAGGCGCAGTACGGCAACAAGGCGGCGGCGGTGTTGGACATTACCACCAAAAGCGGGACCAAACCGGCATTCGGGTCGGTGCAGATGATGGGGGGCTCGAATGGGACGCTCAATCCGTCATTCGAATATGGCGGCACGGTCGGTGAAAAGTTCCGATTCTATATTTTGAACAGCCATACGGCGACGAACCGCGGGATCGAGCCGCCGACGCTGGGCCATTCCGTGTTCCACGGTCAGAGCGAGCGAAACCAGACCTTTATCCGCGGCGACTACCAGCACGACAATAAGAACAACTTCACCTGGTTGTTTCTGAACTCCGTCGCGAAGTATCAGATTCCCACGACGCCGGGTCTCGAACTGGATCCAAGCGGACAGATGTTGCCGCTCCTGCAAGCGGGGCGGCCGGGGTTTACGCCGGTGGCCTCCCAGGCCATCAATGAATTTCAGAAGGAGAACAACCAATACGGCCACATGGTCTGGCGGCACGACGTCAACGCCAACAACTTCTTCAGCCTCGCCGGGTACATGCGGCACACGCGCGCGACGTTCAAAACCGACCCGCTCAATGTGCTCGCGTATACGGCCGATCCGGCTGAGCCATTCTCATCCGCCGATCAGGATCGCAATGCCTACTCGACCGGCCTGCGATTCGATTACACCTATGTGCACAGTAAAGAGCATCTCATCAAAGCTGGGTTTCAGATCGACCGCACGCAGTCGGTGAACAAGACCCGGCTCTATACCTTTGCCGACGACGGGGCGGGGAATCCGACCGGCGACCTGCTCAGTCTCAACGCCGACAATCGTCAGATCGGGTATCGGCAGGAGTTTTGGATTCAGGATCAGTGGAGCCCGAACGACAAGTGGACTTTCAACCTGGGCCTGCGCGGAGATGCCGTGCAGTATTTGCGGAACGAAGGCCAGATCAGTCCGCGGCTCGGCGCCACCTATAAGTATGACCAGTCGAACGTCTTCCATGCGTTCTATGGCCGGATGTTCACGCCGCCGAACTTGGAAGCGATTTCATTTGCGAAACTGAACACGCTTGGGACCAGGGCGCAGCCGGAGGATGTGACCAACAATACGGTGCGGGCCGAGCGCGCGCATTATTTCGAAGTCGGCAGTTACCATGCGTTGAATCGCTACGCCACCCTGCAATTCACCGGCTGGTACAAGCTCAGCAACTTCCTGTCGGATGCCGGGCAATTCGGGACAACCCCGCTCTTGAATTACTTCGCGTTCGAGCGCGGCTGGCAGCGCGGGATCGACGGCGCGTTGAAGTTGCAGTTGACCGACAATCTGACCGCGCGAGGCAACGTGGCCTGGGGACAATGCAAAGGGTACGGATTGCAGTCCGGGCATTTCCTGTTGGAGGCCAAGGAAATCGCCGACATCAATTCCCGGGGCGGAGTGTTCTGTGATCACATGCAGACACTGACAAGTTCAGCCGTGGTGACCTACAAATTCCTGGAGCGAACGACCATGACCGGCCAGATGTTGTTCGCGTCCGGGTTACGGTCCGCCGAAAATGAGGAGGCGAAGACCAATTCTACGCACAGTCCCTCCTACACCATCTATAACCTGTCCATTGCCCATGTGTTTCCATTGCCGTGGGAAGGGCAGAAGTTTCTCTTGGGATTCGACATCATCAATCTGTTGGATCAGAAGTATTACATCAACCAGGGCGAGGGGAGCATCGGTCTGGGTGTCGCCCATGCGGGGATGCCACGGTCGTTCTTTTTCCGCGGTCAATGGTTTTTCTAG
- a CDS encoding AMIN domain-containing protein, translated as MVPCRTEFRLEPRVMVLLRSCLILTLAWFLAGPAPLSSAEMPSEPAWPQSPPMSGDAAPPHFLLIKKDSAGSSRYPIIVRDLRTWSTPEGTRLVLDLNRKASFTETHARNPDRVVIEISNTILGKSSRQRVSGGTIPQSFHITQSRPRVVTITLARAQGSKYTVFSLDNPDRLVIDISHKAKDQVRQIGETSTTSPSAPAVALPTPPTIPSPTVTEPVRPTAPKPASHIQTIVIDPGHGGKDPGTIGQHGTTEKDVTLKVGLLLKDLLSSLPNTRVLMTRERDAFIELEDRAKFANGKDADLFVSIHVNSHPHKGVRGLEIYHFGEAKDQRALEVAARENGTPLNSTGLGVEYILADLLTTKKIEHSQELAWTAKQAMVTNLNGRYSTIDHGVKTAPFYVLRFTTMPSILAEIAFMSNPAEEEQMRTQPFLAHIAESIFEGVKTYLRTNPAR; from the coding sequence ATGGTACCTTGCCGAACAGAGTTCCGCCTCGAACCCCGGGTGATGGTGTTGCTCCGATCCTGCCTCATCCTGACTCTCGCCTGGTTCCTGGCTGGGCCGGCCCCTCTGTCGAGCGCGGAAATGCCATCGGAGCCGGCCTGGCCGCAGAGTCCCCCGATGTCCGGGGACGCGGCGCCCCCTCACTTTCTACTCATCAAAAAAGACTCCGCCGGCTCTTCGCGGTATCCGATCATCGTCCGCGACCTGCGCACCTGGTCCACTCCCGAGGGCACCCGGTTGGTGCTCGACCTGAATCGCAAGGCGTCCTTCACCGAAACTCATGCGCGAAATCCTGATCGGGTCGTCATAGAAATTTCGAATACGATTCTGGGAAAGTCCTCCCGTCAGCGTGTCTCCGGCGGCACGATTCCCCAGTCGTTTCACATTACGCAAAGTCGCCCGCGAGTCGTGACCATTACCCTAGCGCGCGCTCAAGGGTCGAAGTATACGGTCTTCTCCCTGGACAACCCGGACCGTCTCGTCATCGACATCTCTCACAAGGCGAAGGATCAAGTCCGGCAGATCGGTGAAACTTCAACTACCTCGCCGTCGGCCCCTGCTGTGGCGCTCCCGACTCCCCCGACGATTCCAAGCCCCACAGTGACGGAGCCAGTTCGCCCGACAGCCCCAAAACCGGCCAGTCACATCCAGACGATCGTGATCGATCCCGGGCATGGGGGCAAAGACCCCGGCACCATTGGGCAACATGGGACGACGGAAAAGGATGTCACCTTAAAAGTCGGACTGCTGTTGAAGGATCTGCTCAGTTCCCTGCCCAATACCCGCGTGCTCATGACCCGGGAGCGGGATGCCTTCATCGAATTGGAGGACCGGGCCAAGTTTGCCAACGGCAAGGATGCCGATCTGTTCGTGTCCATACACGTCAACTCGCATCCACACAAAGGGGTTCGCGGCCTGGAGATTTACCATTTCGGGGAAGCGAAAGATCAGCGTGCGCTGGAGGTGGCCGCGCGGGAAAACGGCACCCCGCTGAACAGTACCGGCCTCGGAGTTGAGTATATCCTCGCAGATCTCCTGACAACCAAAAAAATCGAGCATTCACAAGAACTGGCCTGGACCGCCAAGCAGGCCATGGTGACCAATCTCAATGGACGGTATAGCACCATCGATCATGGCGTGAAGACGGCGCCCTTTTATGTCCTTCGGTTCACCACCATGCCCAGCATTCTCGCTGAAATTGCCTTCATGTCGAATCCGGCGGAAGAGGAACAGATGCGGACGCAGCCGTTCCTGGCGCATATTGCGGAATCGATCTTCGAAGGAGTCAAAACCTATCTCCGTACCAACCCTGCCCGATGA
- a CDS encoding YchF/TatD family DNA exonuclease: MLIDTHTHLDDARYNSDRDAMIARAREAGVETMITIGCDLATSRSAVALAAHYPFVYASIGVHPHEVKHITDSWYDDLRQLARHNKVVAYGEIGLDYHYNHSNPEEQRLRFREQLQLARELKLPVIIHTREAQDDTIRILKEERASEIGGVFHCFSGDAWLAKDALELGFYLSFSGILTFQNATMLREIAKTVPADRLLIETDCPYLTPIPHRGKRNEPAYVKHVAEMLATLAANGAAMTANDIGRLTSDNARRLFKIP, from the coding sequence ATGCTGATCGATACCCATACGCATCTCGACGATGCGCGCTACAATTCCGACCGCGACGCCATGATCGCCAGGGCGCGGGAAGCCGGCGTGGAGACGATGATCACGATCGGCTGTGACCTCGCGACAAGCCGATCAGCGGTCGCCCTCGCTGCCCACTACCCGTTCGTCTACGCCTCGATCGGCGTCCATCCGCACGAAGTGAAACACATCACGGACAGTTGGTATGACGACCTCCGGCAGTTGGCCCGGCACAATAAGGTCGTGGCCTACGGCGAGATCGGCCTTGACTACCACTACAACCACTCCAATCCAGAGGAGCAACGCCTCCGGTTTCGCGAACAGCTTCAATTGGCTCGTGAACTGAAACTCCCCGTGATCATCCATACCCGGGAGGCGCAGGACGATACCATACGCATTCTGAAAGAAGAGCGGGCTTCAGAAATCGGCGGAGTCTTTCACTGTTTTTCGGGGGATGCCTGGCTGGCGAAGGATGCGCTGGAGTTGGGGTTCTACCTGTCGTTTTCGGGCATTCTGACATTTCAGAATGCGACCATGTTGCGCGAGATCGCCAAGACGGTGCCGGCCGACCGGCTGCTCATCGAAACCGATTGCCCGTACCTCACGCCGATTCCTCATCGCGGCAAACGCAACGAACCCGCCTATGTGAAACATGTCGCCGAGATGCTGGCCACGCTCGCAGCCAACGGCGCCGCCATGACTGCGAATGACATCGGCCGGCTTACCAGCGACAACGCGCGCCGTCTGTTCAAAATTCCTTGA